A genomic region of Glycine max cultivar Williams 82 chromosome 15, Glycine_max_v4.0, whole genome shotgun sequence contains the following coding sequences:
- the LOC547614 gene encoding LOW QUALITY PROTEIN: disease resistance protein RUN1 (The sequence of the model RefSeq protein was modified relative to this genomic sequence to represent the inferred CDS: substituted 3 bases at 3 genomic stop codons), whose protein sequence is MAGSERSSSRVWHYEFDVFLSFRGEDTRLGFVGNLYKALTEKGFHTFFREKLVRGEEIAASPSVVEKAIQHSRVFVVVFSQNYASSTRCLEELLSILRFSQDNRRPVLPVFYYVDPSDVGLQTGIYGEALAMHEKRFNSESDKVMKWRKALCEAAALSGWPFKHGDGYEYELIEKIVEGVSKKINRPVGLQYRMLELNGLLDAASLSGVHLIGIYGVGGIGKTTLARALYDSVAVQFDALCFLDEVRENAMKHGLVHLQQTILAETVGEKDIRLPSVKQGITLLKQRLQEKRVLLVLDDINESEQLKALVGSPGWFGPGSRVIITTRDRQLLESHGVEKIYEVENLADGEALELLCWKAFKTDKVYPDFINKIYRALTYASGLPLALEVIGSNLFGREIVEWQYTLDLYEKIHDKDIQKILKISFDALDEHEKDLFLDIACFFKGCKLAQVESIVSGRYGDSLKAIIDVLLEKTLIKIDEHGRVKMHDLIQQMGREIVRQESPKHPGNCSRLWSPEDVADVLXGNTGTRNIQSIVLDFSKPEEVVQWDGMAFMKMKNLTTLIIRKECFSEDPKKLPNSLRVLEWRGYPSKSLPSDFQPEKLAILKLPSSCFMSLELPKFSHMSVLSFDKFKFLTQIPDLSGTPNLKELSFVLCENLVEIHESVGFLDKLKSMNFEGCSKLETFPPIKLTSLESINLSYCSSLVSFPEILGKMEYTAISILPXLFXLRSLQLHRCGMVQLPSSIVMSELEVLSISQCEGLQKSKQDKDLKNERLIVSSSNVEHIDFQQT, encoded by the exons ATGGCAGGTTCAGAACGCAGTAGTAGTAGGGTTTGGCACTACGaattcgacgttttcctcagcTTTAGAGGAGAAGACACCAGGCTCGGTTTCGTTGGAAATCTCTACAAAGCTCTGACGGAAAAGGGATTCCATACCTTCTTTCGCGAGAAGCTTGTGAGAGGAGAAGAAATCGCAGCATCACCATCTGTGGTGGAAAAAGCAATTCAACATTCAAGAGTTTTTGTTGTAGTGTTCTCTCAGAACTACGCTTCTTCTACACGGTGCTTGGAGGAGCTTCTCAGTATCCTTCGGTTCTCCCAGGATAACCGTCGACCGGTTCTGCCGGTTTTCTATTACGTTGATCCctccgatgtgggacttcagaCGGGGATCTATGGAGAAGCGCTCGCTATGCATGAGAAAAGATTCAACTCTGAGTCAGACAAAGTCATGAAATGGAGGAAAGCACTCTGTGAAGCTGCTGCCTTGTCTGGTTGGCCTTTCAAACATgg GGATGGATATGAATACGAGTTGATTGAGAAGATCGTTGAGGGTGTCTCCAAGAAGATTAACCGCCCGGTTGGCCTCCAGTATCGAATGCTTGAACTGAACGGGCTTCTGGATGCTGCATCTCTCAGTGGAGTCCATTTGATAGGGATATATGGTGTGGGAGGCATTGGTAAAACAACACTTGCTCGTGCACTCTATGATTCTGTTGCTGTTCAATTTGATGCTTTATGTTTCCTTGATGAAGTGAGAGAAAATGCAATGAAACATGGCTTGGTGCATCTCCAACAGACCATTCTTGCTGAAACAGTCGGAGAGAAGGATATTCGACTGCCAAGTGTCAAGCAAGGAATTACACTACTAAAGCAGAGGCTCCAAGAGAAGAGGGTTCTTTTGGTTCTTGATGATATCAATGAGTCAGAGCAGTTGAAGGCACTTGTTGGAAGCCCAGGTTGGTTTGGTCCTGGAAGCAGAGTCATCATTACAACCCGAGACAGACAGTTGCTTGAGAGTCACGGGGTTGAGAAAATATATGAGGTAGAAAATTTAGCCGATGGTGAAGCTCTCGAATTGCTATGTTGGAAGGCTTTCAAAACTGACAAAGTATATCCAgatttcattaataaaatataccGTGCACTAACTTATGCTTCTGGCCTTCCATTGGCTCTTGAAGTTATAGGTTCAAACTTGTTTGGAAGAGAAATAGTAGAATGGCAATATACCCTAGATCTGTACGAAAAAATACATGATAAAGATATACAAAAGATACTTAAGATATCCTTTGATGCTTTGGATGAACATGAGAAGGATCTTTTTCTTGACATTGCATGCTTCTTCAAGGGATGTAAATTAGCACAAGTTGAATCAATAGTTAGTGGTCGTTACGGTGACAGCTTGAAAGCTATCATTGACGTGTTGCTTGAAAAAACACTTATAAAGATTGATGAGCATGGTCGTGTGAAGATGCATGATTTGATACAACAAATGGGAAGAGAAATTGTTCGACAGGAATCACCAAAACACCCAGGTAATTGCAGTAGGTTATGGTCTCCTGAAGATGTAGCTGATGTTTTGTAAGGAAATACG GGAACACGTAATATTCAAAGTATAGTTCTAGATTTCTCCAAACCTGAAGAAGTGGTACAATGGGACGGAATGGCCTTCATGAAGATGAAAAACCTCACAACACTTATTATTAGAAAGGAGTGTTTTTCTGAAGATCCGAAAAAACTTCCAAATAGCTTAAGAGTGCTGGAATGGCGGGGTTATCCTTCAAAGTCTTTACCATCTGATTTTCAGCCAGAGAAACTAGCTATATTGAAATTACCTTCTAGCTGCTTTATGTCACTTGAGTTGCCGAAGTTTTCTCACATgagtgttttgagttttgataagtttaaatttttaacacagATACCTGATTTATCTGGCACCCccaatttaaaagaattatcttttgttttatgtGAGAATTTAGTTGAAATTCATGAATCGGTTGGATTCCTAGATAAACTTAAAAGCATGAACTTTGAGGGCTGCAGCAAGCTTGAGACTTTTCCACCAATCAAGTTAACCTCTCTTGAAAGCATCAATCTTTCATATTGTTCTAGTCTTGTGAGTTTTCCGGAAATATTAGGAAAAATGGAATACACTGCCATAAGTATATTGCCATAACTTTTCTGACTTCGAAGTTTACAACTACACAGATGTGGAATGGTTCAGTTGCCAAGTAGCATTGTCATGTCAGAACTTGAGGTGTTGAGTATTTCGCAATGTGAAGGACTGCAAAAATCAAAACAGgacaaagatttaaaaaatgagagatTAATTGTGTCGTCTTCAAATGTGGAACATATTGATTTCCAACAAACATAG
- the LOC102665522 gene encoding disease resistance protein RPV1 isoform X2, whose amino-acid sequence MQSFRRWVEPKAFRYDVFLSFRGWDIRFSFTGFLYKGLFDHGFRTFMDDREIDKGSQIPQTLREAIEDSRVFIVVLSANFASSSFCLDEVVLILQEFAKGKGRWILPVFYYVDPSHLADSDSYKRALEDQTEWFDSQRIQIWKTALSKLATFSGLRLIRNGSILEYQYIELILKEVSRHVTCPVGLSHRMSKVNKLLFSGSDVGVHMVGICGEARIGKTTVARGVYNFNSDTGFDHYCYFYNVGDILSQSRFVNEGMAILNQKKVFAIFEDINDSKQLKNIIELAYQFGSGSKVIITARNKGLLQSHGIESIYEVERFSKTEAFQLLILKAFNSISVSADYVTIFNRVETYALGHPWTLEVIGSNLSGKSVENCESALLKYESITNRDIRKILEESFNALEKCQQEMLIHIALKLKELELGVVEDELCNYYKVCPKKDIRVLLDKSLIKINEHGQVTLHPSTQDMIRDKITRFEEYGKQEIQPVSKNGSMIGI is encoded by the exons ATGCAAAGCTTTAGACGCTGGGTTGAGCCAAAAGCCTTCAGATACGACGTGTTCCTGAGCTTCAGGGGCTGGGATATCCGCTTCAGCTTCACCGGCTTCCTCTACAAGGGCCTCTTCGACCACGGATTCCGCACCTTCATGGACGACCGTGAGATCGACAAAGGCTCCCAAATCCCCCAAACCCTCCGCGAGGCGATCGAGGACTCTAGGGTTTTCATCGTCGTCCTCTCTGCCAACTTCGCCTCTTCCTCCTTCTGCCTGGACGAAGTTGTCCTCATCCTCCAAGAGTTCGCCAAGGGTAAGGGTCGCTGGATTTTGCCGGTTTTCTACTACGTGGATCCGTCTCATCTCGCTGATAGTGATTCCTATAAACGGGCATTGGAGGATCAGACCGAGTGGTTTGACTCCCAGAGGATACAAATATGGAAGACTGCTTTGAGTAAATTGGCTACCTTTTCAGGCTTACGACTCATTCG GAACGGGAGTATACTTGAATACCAGTATATTGAGCTTATCCTTAAAGAGGTTTCTAGACATGTTACTTGTCCAGTTGGACTAAGTCATCGGATGTCAAAAGTTAACAAGCTTTTGTTCTCTGGATCCGATGTTGGAGTCCACATGGTAGGGATATGTGGAGAGGCTAGAATAGGTAAAACAACAGTAGCTCGTGGAGTTTACAACTTCAACTCTGACACTGGATTTGATCACTATTGCTATTTTTATAACGTGGGGGATATTTTAAGTCAGTCTAGATTTGTCAATGAAGGAATGGCAATACTCAACCAGAAAAaggtttttgcaatttttgaaGATATTAACGATTCCAAGCAGTTGAAAAACATTATTGAACTAGCTTATCAGTTTGGTTCTGGCAGCAAAGTCATCATTACAGCTCGGAATAAAGGTTTGCTTCAAAGTCATGGGATTGAAAGCATATATGAAGTAGAAAGGTTCAGTAAGACAGAAGCTTTTCAATTGCTTATTTTGAAAGCTTTTAATTCTATAAGTGTTAGTGCTGATTATGTGACCATCTTTAACCGTGTCGAGACTTATGCTCTTGGTCATCCGTGGACTTTGGAAGTAATCGGTTCCAACTTGAGTGGAAAATCAGTAGAAAATTGTGAATCTGCATTACTTAAGTACGAATCAATAACAAATAGAGACATCCGAAAGATACTAGAAGAAAGCTTTAATGCTTTGGAGAAATGCCAGCAGGAGATGTTAATTCACATTGCATTGAAACTCAAAGAACTTGAATTGGGAGTGGTTGAAGACGAActttgtaattattataaagtcTGTCCCAAAAAAGATATTAGAGTTTTGCTTGATAAATCTCTTATAAAGATTAATGAGCACGGTCAGGTGACATTGCATCCCTCTACACAGGACATGATTAGAGATAAAATTACACGTTTTGAG GAATATGGCAAGCAAGAAATCCAACCTGTCTCAAAGAATGGAAGCATGATTGGGATTTGA
- the LOC102665522 gene encoding disease resistance protein RPV1 isoform X1, translating into MQSFRRWVEPKAFRYDVFLSFRGWDIRFSFTGFLYKGLFDHGFRTFMDDREIDKGSQIPQTLREAIEDSRVFIVVLSANFASSSFCLDEVVLILQEFAKGKGRWILPVFYYVDPSHLADSDSYKRALEDQTEWFDSQRIQIWKTALSKLATFSGLRLIRRNGSILEYQYIELILKEVSRHVTCPVGLSHRMSKVNKLLFSGSDVGVHMVGICGEARIGKTTVARGVYNFNSDTGFDHYCYFYNVGDILSQSRFVNEGMAILNQKKVFAIFEDINDSKQLKNIIELAYQFGSGSKVIITARNKGLLQSHGIESIYEVERFSKTEAFQLLILKAFNSISVSADYVTIFNRVETYALGHPWTLEVIGSNLSGKSVENCESALLKYESITNRDIRKILEESFNALEKCQQEMLIHIALKLKELELGVVEDELCNYYKVCPKKDIRVLLDKSLIKINEHGQVTLHPSTQDMIRDKITRFEEYGKQEIQPVSKNGSMIGI; encoded by the exons ATGCAAAGCTTTAGACGCTGGGTTGAGCCAAAAGCCTTCAGATACGACGTGTTCCTGAGCTTCAGGGGCTGGGATATCCGCTTCAGCTTCACCGGCTTCCTCTACAAGGGCCTCTTCGACCACGGATTCCGCACCTTCATGGACGACCGTGAGATCGACAAAGGCTCCCAAATCCCCCAAACCCTCCGCGAGGCGATCGAGGACTCTAGGGTTTTCATCGTCGTCCTCTCTGCCAACTTCGCCTCTTCCTCCTTCTGCCTGGACGAAGTTGTCCTCATCCTCCAAGAGTTCGCCAAGGGTAAGGGTCGCTGGATTTTGCCGGTTTTCTACTACGTGGATCCGTCTCATCTCGCTGATAGTGATTCCTATAAACGGGCATTGGAGGATCAGACCGAGTGGTTTGACTCCCAGAGGATACAAATATGGAAGACTGCTTTGAGTAAATTGGCTACCTTTTCAGGCTTACGACTCATTCG CAGGAACGGGAGTATACTTGAATACCAGTATATTGAGCTTATCCTTAAAGAGGTTTCTAGACATGTTACTTGTCCAGTTGGACTAAGTCATCGGATGTCAAAAGTTAACAAGCTTTTGTTCTCTGGATCCGATGTTGGAGTCCACATGGTAGGGATATGTGGAGAGGCTAGAATAGGTAAAACAACAGTAGCTCGTGGAGTTTACAACTTCAACTCTGACACTGGATTTGATCACTATTGCTATTTTTATAACGTGGGGGATATTTTAAGTCAGTCTAGATTTGTCAATGAAGGAATGGCAATACTCAACCAGAAAAaggtttttgcaatttttgaaGATATTAACGATTCCAAGCAGTTGAAAAACATTATTGAACTAGCTTATCAGTTTGGTTCTGGCAGCAAAGTCATCATTACAGCTCGGAATAAAGGTTTGCTTCAAAGTCATGGGATTGAAAGCATATATGAAGTAGAAAGGTTCAGTAAGACAGAAGCTTTTCAATTGCTTATTTTGAAAGCTTTTAATTCTATAAGTGTTAGTGCTGATTATGTGACCATCTTTAACCGTGTCGAGACTTATGCTCTTGGTCATCCGTGGACTTTGGAAGTAATCGGTTCCAACTTGAGTGGAAAATCAGTAGAAAATTGTGAATCTGCATTACTTAAGTACGAATCAATAACAAATAGAGACATCCGAAAGATACTAGAAGAAAGCTTTAATGCTTTGGAGAAATGCCAGCAGGAGATGTTAATTCACATTGCATTGAAACTCAAAGAACTTGAATTGGGAGTGGTTGAAGACGAActttgtaattattataaagtcTGTCCCAAAAAAGATATTAGAGTTTTGCTTGATAAATCTCTTATAAAGATTAATGAGCACGGTCAGGTGACATTGCATCCCTCTACACAGGACATGATTAGAGATAAAATTACACGTTTTGAG GAATATGGCAAGCAAGAAATCCAACCTGTCTCAAAGAATGGAAGCATGATTGGGATTTGA
- the LOC102665522 gene encoding disease resistance protein RPV1 isoform X4 has translation MQSFRRWVEPKAFRYDVFLSFRGWDIRFSFTGFLYKGLFDHGFRTFMDDREIDKGSQIPQTLREAIEDSRVFIVVLSANFASSSFCLDEVVLILQEFAKGKGRWILPVFYYVDPSHLADSDSYKRALEDQTEWFDSQRIQIWKTALSKLATFSGLRLIRNGSILEYQYIELILKEVSRHVTCPVGLSHRMSKVNKLLFSGSDVGVHMVGICGEARIGKTTVARGVYNFNSDTGFDHYCYFYNVGDILSQSRFVNEGMAILNQKKVFAIFEDINDSKQLKNIIELAYQFGSGSKVIITARNKGLLQSHGIESIYEVERFSKTEAFQLLILKAFNSISVSADYVTIFNRVETYALGHPWTLEVIGSNLSGKSVENCESALLKYESITNRDIRKILEESFNALEKCQQEMLIHIALKLKELELGVVEDELCNYYKVCPKKDIRVLLDKSLIKINEHGQVTLHPSTQDMIRDKITRFEVRMFWMFWLCL, from the exons ATGCAAAGCTTTAGACGCTGGGTTGAGCCAAAAGCCTTCAGATACGACGTGTTCCTGAGCTTCAGGGGCTGGGATATCCGCTTCAGCTTCACCGGCTTCCTCTACAAGGGCCTCTTCGACCACGGATTCCGCACCTTCATGGACGACCGTGAGATCGACAAAGGCTCCCAAATCCCCCAAACCCTCCGCGAGGCGATCGAGGACTCTAGGGTTTTCATCGTCGTCCTCTCTGCCAACTTCGCCTCTTCCTCCTTCTGCCTGGACGAAGTTGTCCTCATCCTCCAAGAGTTCGCCAAGGGTAAGGGTCGCTGGATTTTGCCGGTTTTCTACTACGTGGATCCGTCTCATCTCGCTGATAGTGATTCCTATAAACGGGCATTGGAGGATCAGACCGAGTGGTTTGACTCCCAGAGGATACAAATATGGAAGACTGCTTTGAGTAAATTGGCTACCTTTTCAGGCTTACGACTCATTCG GAACGGGAGTATACTTGAATACCAGTATATTGAGCTTATCCTTAAAGAGGTTTCTAGACATGTTACTTGTCCAGTTGGACTAAGTCATCGGATGTCAAAAGTTAACAAGCTTTTGTTCTCTGGATCCGATGTTGGAGTCCACATGGTAGGGATATGTGGAGAGGCTAGAATAGGTAAAACAACAGTAGCTCGTGGAGTTTACAACTTCAACTCTGACACTGGATTTGATCACTATTGCTATTTTTATAACGTGGGGGATATTTTAAGTCAGTCTAGATTTGTCAATGAAGGAATGGCAATACTCAACCAGAAAAaggtttttgcaatttttgaaGATATTAACGATTCCAAGCAGTTGAAAAACATTATTGAACTAGCTTATCAGTTTGGTTCTGGCAGCAAAGTCATCATTACAGCTCGGAATAAAGGTTTGCTTCAAAGTCATGGGATTGAAAGCATATATGAAGTAGAAAGGTTCAGTAAGACAGAAGCTTTTCAATTGCTTATTTTGAAAGCTTTTAATTCTATAAGTGTTAGTGCTGATTATGTGACCATCTTTAACCGTGTCGAGACTTATGCTCTTGGTCATCCGTGGACTTTGGAAGTAATCGGTTCCAACTTGAGTGGAAAATCAGTAGAAAATTGTGAATCTGCATTACTTAAGTACGAATCAATAACAAATAGAGACATCCGAAAGATACTAGAAGAAAGCTTTAATGCTTTGGAGAAATGCCAGCAGGAGATGTTAATTCACATTGCATTGAAACTCAAAGAACTTGAATTGGGAGTGGTTGAAGACGAActttgtaattattataaagtcTGTCCCAAAAAAGATATTAGAGTTTTGCTTGATAAATCTCTTATAAAGATTAATGAGCACGGTCAGGTGACATTGCATCCCTCTACACAGGACATGATTAGAGATAAAATTACACGTTTTGAGGTAAGAATGTTTTGGATGTTTTGGTTATGTCTTTGA
- the LOC102665522 gene encoding disease resistance protein RPV1 isoform X3, producing the protein MQSFRRWVEPKAFRYDVFLSFRGWDIRFSFTGFLYKGLFDHGFRTFMDDREIDKGSQIPQTLREAIEDSRVFIVVLSANFASSSFCLDEVVLILQEFAKGKGRWILPVFYYVDPSHLADSDSYKRALEDQTEWFDSQRIQIWKTALSKLATFSGLRLIRRNGSILEYQYIELILKEVSRHVTCPVGLSHRMSKVNKLLFSGSDVGVHMVGICGEARIGKTTVARGVYNFNSDTGFDHYCYFYNVGDILSQSRFVNEGMAILNQKKVFAIFEDINDSKQLKNIIELAYQFGSGSKVIITARNKGLLQSHGIESIYEVERFSKTEAFQLLILKAFNSISVSADYVTIFNRVETYALGHPWTLEVIGSNLSGKSVENCESALLKYESITNRDIRKILEESFNALEKCQQEMLIHIALKLKELELGVVEDELCNYYKVCPKKDIRVLLDKSLIKINEHGQVTLHPSTQDMIRDKITRFEVRMFWMFWLCL; encoded by the exons ATGCAAAGCTTTAGACGCTGGGTTGAGCCAAAAGCCTTCAGATACGACGTGTTCCTGAGCTTCAGGGGCTGGGATATCCGCTTCAGCTTCACCGGCTTCCTCTACAAGGGCCTCTTCGACCACGGATTCCGCACCTTCATGGACGACCGTGAGATCGACAAAGGCTCCCAAATCCCCCAAACCCTCCGCGAGGCGATCGAGGACTCTAGGGTTTTCATCGTCGTCCTCTCTGCCAACTTCGCCTCTTCCTCCTTCTGCCTGGACGAAGTTGTCCTCATCCTCCAAGAGTTCGCCAAGGGTAAGGGTCGCTGGATTTTGCCGGTTTTCTACTACGTGGATCCGTCTCATCTCGCTGATAGTGATTCCTATAAACGGGCATTGGAGGATCAGACCGAGTGGTTTGACTCCCAGAGGATACAAATATGGAAGACTGCTTTGAGTAAATTGGCTACCTTTTCAGGCTTACGACTCATTCG CAGGAACGGGAGTATACTTGAATACCAGTATATTGAGCTTATCCTTAAAGAGGTTTCTAGACATGTTACTTGTCCAGTTGGACTAAGTCATCGGATGTCAAAAGTTAACAAGCTTTTGTTCTCTGGATCCGATGTTGGAGTCCACATGGTAGGGATATGTGGAGAGGCTAGAATAGGTAAAACAACAGTAGCTCGTGGAGTTTACAACTTCAACTCTGACACTGGATTTGATCACTATTGCTATTTTTATAACGTGGGGGATATTTTAAGTCAGTCTAGATTTGTCAATGAAGGAATGGCAATACTCAACCAGAAAAaggtttttgcaatttttgaaGATATTAACGATTCCAAGCAGTTGAAAAACATTATTGAACTAGCTTATCAGTTTGGTTCTGGCAGCAAAGTCATCATTACAGCTCGGAATAAAGGTTTGCTTCAAAGTCATGGGATTGAAAGCATATATGAAGTAGAAAGGTTCAGTAAGACAGAAGCTTTTCAATTGCTTATTTTGAAAGCTTTTAATTCTATAAGTGTTAGTGCTGATTATGTGACCATCTTTAACCGTGTCGAGACTTATGCTCTTGGTCATCCGTGGACTTTGGAAGTAATCGGTTCCAACTTGAGTGGAAAATCAGTAGAAAATTGTGAATCTGCATTACTTAAGTACGAATCAATAACAAATAGAGACATCCGAAAGATACTAGAAGAAAGCTTTAATGCTTTGGAGAAATGCCAGCAGGAGATGTTAATTCACATTGCATTGAAACTCAAAGAACTTGAATTGGGAGTGGTTGAAGACGAActttgtaattattataaagtcTGTCCCAAAAAAGATATTAGAGTTTTGCTTGATAAATCTCTTATAAAGATTAATGAGCACGGTCAGGTGACATTGCATCCCTCTACACAGGACATGATTAGAGATAAAATTACACGTTTTGAGGTAAGAATGTTTTGGATGTTTTGGTTATGTCTTTGA